Below is a window of Podospora pseudocomata strain CBS 415.72m chromosome 1 map unlocalized CBS415.72m_1.2, whole genome shotgun sequence DNA.
ACAGAAAAGGAAGTTCGTAGGTAGTAGTGTACATGGCCCTTGTCCTGTTCCATCTGCCCCGAAACTCATACTTCCAATGATGGGAGGGACGAAAACGTGGAAAAGGTTGCAACAGTAGTAGTTTTCAACCGAACATATTCGGCATAAAAATCTAATACCCCAAGTTTGCGCCATgctgtctctctctcatctCTAGGATTTTTTGTTTCCCTTCTCCGTTCCTTTGGTATCCCGttcccttctctctctctctctctctctccctctcttgACCTGGCTGCTCGTAATCGTGACAAAactcgctctctctctcccctcgcctcctctaTACACCTCCCTGcgcaaagaaaaaaataaaaaagaccCTTTAGTGGTGAGCATCAGCCTTCTGGCCACCGTGGTACCCGACAATCTTGAGTCTGCCAATCATCTCGCCCACGGTGAAGAAACCGAGGAGCTCGGCGACGAGGACGCCGCCGGCAGCGACTTGTGTCCTGGAGAGGTTGCGCACTTgctgggggttgagggacTTGGCGAgctgggagaagaaggggccGGGGGTCTGGAGTTGCTTCCAGAGGTTCTGGAAGTATGTCTGGAAGGTAGAGACGGAGCTATATCGAATATCACATGTTAGCGGACCAGGGTTGtgtggatggcggggttgataTGAGGAGAAAACGTACGGAGGAGACATGCTCTGGCCCCGGAAGACGATCTTGGCCACCTCGATGCCAACCTTGGTGTAGTAAACGAGGGCAGGGGTTTTGCCTGGGTGTAATATGTTAGTTATCTCGTGATATATTTCCTTGACGCCCAAGCATGCGCCCGAATTCCTTCAGCCCGGAGACATACTCTcaacaaaagcaacaagACGCCCAGTGGGCCCGCCAACCTTGCCCAGCGCACCCGAGACGTTCTTCGCAGCGTTGGTGATAGCAGGACCGGCAGCGGCAGTGACGCGAGAGAGACCCTCCTGGGCCTTGGCCGAGAGCTCAGcggcttgagcttgagcCTTGGTGGCAGTCTGCTTGGCAGTTTCGGCGGCCTTTTGTGTAGCGGAGGACTCGAAACGGACCATCTGGCGGCCCATGGTGAGGGCGGACCGCCGTGAGAGGAGGGCGAAAGACATTTTACGTGGCGAAAGAATGTGAAAAAGAAGGTCGATTCGGGTATCGGGGGTTCGGCCAAGCGGTGCGAGTGAACGACGGCTCTGGGAATCGAGGGAGGGCCAATtggggggagagaggggttgGACGGCGGCCGGATGAAGGTCGTGAAAAATCCGGGTTCGGGGTGGTTGTGCGTGGTGCCGGCCGTTGACGctgggtgggttttggtggtttgttgtggtggctTCCAACGAACGAAAGACGATATCGCGCAACTGGGAATAAAATGGAGCCCGCGGATGGAGAAAAATGGGAAGCTCCGGAACATTTCGAACTTCGAGCACTGGCCAGTTCCAACTTCTCGGCAAACTTGTCAGCCAATCAGCTGCCAGAATTGGTACTGAAGCTCGGACCATATCTTCTTAGCTACCGTCATTTTGTGCCTGTCTCGAGCTGTCAGTTGAAGCAACCACTTACACATACACTTTCACATGCATCCATTCTCATTTTCAGCCTTGTTATTGTTTCCTAATTCTTCATGAGTTCTCATAAAATTCTTATACTATCCAACATACGCTCTTCACTTCCAGCCTAATCCAAGCTCTGAATCTGCACCTTGATCGCCCCCGTTTTCGGATCACTCGCCGTATTAAACGCCTTCAGCGCCTCCTCCAGAGGAAACCTATGCGTAACCAACCTCGACATATCCAGCACCTTGCTCTGCACCAACCTAATCGCCCTCGGCCAGGTGTTGCTATACCGATACTGAAACTGCAAATCAACCTCCCTCACGCTCGCCCTCATAAACGGAATCTGAATCTCgttcctccccaccccaatTACAAACACCTTGCCTCCAAACTTCATGGCCCAGATGGCCGCCCCAATCGAGCTCTCAACGCCGGTACACTCCAATGCAATCGCCGGTTCGATACCATTGAACCCCTCCTTGACAATCCTCTCCGCCTGCTGTTCCACGCTCAACCCAGGCTCAACcttcaccgtcaccacccccggcgcGATCTCCTTTGCAaacttcaacctcccctcaTCAATATCCGTGATGACCAACGGACACGCCCCTGCCGCCTGGCAACAAAGCAGCGTAATCAACCCAATCGGCCCCGCCCCGCAAATCAACACCGGATCTCCCAGCCTCACACCCGCCCTCTGCATGCCAGCCAAAGCTACGCTCAGCGGCTCGAGCATCGCCCCGTCCTCATAGCTCATATCCCCAATCTTGTGGCACCAGACAGCCTTGTGGTTGACATACCGTCTTAACAAGCCTGCCACTGGGGGTGTAGACAGGAAGTCGACCTTCTCGCACCCATTGTATCTGCCGGTGAGGCAGGGCTCGCACTCGTTACAGATGACCTGGGGCTCGATGGCTACGCGGTCTCCGACTTGGAGAGTCTTGACGGAGGGGTGGACGGCGATGATCTCACCGGCGGATTCGTGACCGAGGACGTGGTCACAGGTTACGATCATGGGGCCAATACAGCCGTGCTTCCAGAAGTGGACGTCGGAGCTGGAGACGGTGACATGTCAGTATTAACTTGGTCCGGAAAGGGGGTGAGAAGAGAGGGCGAACTAACCCGCAGATACCCGTGCTTCTGATGGCAACTGtcacctccccttctttgAGCTCTGGACTGCCTTGCTGGACGCTTTCCAAGCTTGGTTCGGCAGAGTCGATCCAGAGGTCATGGCCAGGGTTGGTGAAGACACCAATGTTGGCCTTGGAGGCCTTtacttttgttgttgtcgtcgtcgtcgacatCTTGTCTGTTTCCTGTCTGCTTACTTGAGCCAAGTGAGTTTGTC
It encodes the following:
- the ATP20 gene encoding ATP synthase subunit G atp20 (EggNog:ENOG503P5ST; COG:C) encodes the protein MSFALLSRRSALTMGRQMVRFESSATQKAAETAKQTATKAQAQAAELSAKAQEGLSRVTAAAGPAITNAAKNVSGALGKVGGPTGRLVAFVESKTPALVYYTKVGIEVAKIVFRGQSMSPPSVSTFQTYFQNLWKQLQTPGPFFSQLAKSLNPQQVRNLSRTQVAAGGVLVAELLGFFTVGEMIGRLKIVGYHGGQKADAHH
- the lad1 gene encoding L-arabinitol 4-dehydrogenase (COG:Q; EggNog:ENOG503NUZ0); protein product: MSTTTTTTKVKASKANIGVFTNPGHDLWIDSAEPSLESVQQGSPELKEGEVTVAIRSTGICGSDVHFWKHGCIGPMIVTCDHVLGHESAGEIIAVHPSVKTLQVGDRVAIEPQVICNECEPCLTGRYNGCEKVDFLSTPPVAGLLRRYVNHKAVWCHKIGDMSYEDGAMLEPLSVALAGMQRAGVRLGDPVLICGAGPIGLITLLCCQAAGACPLVITDIDEGRLKFAKEIAPGVVTVKVEPGLSVEQQAERIVKEGFNGIEPAIALECTGVESSIGAAIWAMKFGGKVFVIGVGRNEIQIPFMRASVREVDLQFQYRYSNTWPRAIRLVQSKVLDMSRLVTHRFPLEEALKAFNTASDPKTGAIKVQIQSLD